GTCCTCATTCCCAATTAGCCCTAGTAAACTAGATTTCAAAATTTCAGTCTGCATCCCGAGTTATTTTGCCAACACCAGTAGAGTTCTGTAGAAAATGGCTCCTGAGGTTCCACCCGAGGTTTTTGGAGAAAAGGCTGTGACCCTGCGCGGTGGATATTCCAAACGCGCGTATGTGACTTTTCTTGCAGGGACTGGAGATTATGTGAAAGGAGTGGTTGGGCTCATGAAGGGCCTGCGCAAAGTTGGAAGCATTTATCCTTTGATTGTGGCGGTTCTGCCAGATGTCCCGGCTGAGCACATGAGAATTCTGAGTGATCAGGGGTGTATTGTGAGAGAGATTGATCCAATTTATCCTCCGGAGAATCAAGTCCAGTTTGCCATGCCTTATTATGTCATCAATTATTCAAAGCTTCGGATTTGGGAGGTATAGATCATCAATTTAAGCTTTTGTCGGATCATGTTTTCTTTATTTTGTAGGATTTCGTCTCAGATGGAAATTCTGTAACAATTACCTATAATATTTTCGTGTTGGATGAAAAATCTGTACACTTACCTCAAATGTTTTCGTGTTGGATGAAAAATCTGTACAATTACCTAAAATATTGTGGTTGTGTGTGTTGTGGAGGATGCAGTTTGAAGAATACAGCAAGATGATCTACCTGGATGCCGATATTCAAGTTTATGataatattgatcatctttttgatCTGACTGACGGCCATTTCTATGCAGTTATGGACTGCTTCTGTGAAAAGACATGGAGTCAGACTGATCAGTTTAAGGTTGGCTATTGCCAGCAGTGCCCTGAGAAAGTCCAGTGGCCTTGTGAATTAGGACAGCCCCCTGCTCTGTATTTTAATGCCGGCATGTTCGTATTTGAGCCGAGTAAATTGACCTACGACACCCTGCTTCACAACCTCagaatcacccctcccactcctttTGCCGAGCAGGATTTCTTGAACATGTTTTTCCAGAAGATGTACAAGCCTATTCCCCTGATCTATAACCTGGTCTTGGCTATGTTATGGCGTCATCCAGAAAATGTGGAGCTGGATAAAGTAAAAGTCGTCCACTATTGCGCAGCTGTAAGTATCTTTACCCTTTAAATACATGAAATTTCTAGACTCCATAATCTTGTCAATATTTCTGGTTTATAGTACGATCTTTATAATATTTGTAACATTTCGGATCTTGATCATCaaatatgatctaaaatattgatgaAATACAGAAATATTGGCAAGATTATCTTTAAAATTTGGCCTTTGAAATTTCTTTTTTCTCTGTATTTTCTTACCTGAGTGTTGATCCATGGCGGTGCAGGGATCGAAGCCGTGGAGGTACACAGGGAAAGAGGAAAACATGCAGAGGGAAGATATAAAGATGCTGGTCAACAAGTGGTGGGAGGTTTACAACGATCCATCATTGGACTTCAACAGCGCAGATCTAATTCGAAGTGCCCAAACTCTGTCTGGTTTACAACAAGTGACAGAGAATTCCTTGTTAGCTGCCATTGCCCCAGTGCCCCCTTCTCTAAGATCTCTTCCGCCTGCTGCGTAATTGCATTTGATATATATATCGATTATGCCTTGATATACAAGCGCCAATTTATACTCTGTAAACCGAACTTTAAGCTTATTTTCAagaatttgcaaatagatcaatcTTTACATTTTGGCACTTTACTTGTTCTCTGGACTCTTCTACAGAATGGGTGCATAACCGAATATAAGATTTTTTTCAATATTAAAAAGTCGAAATTTAAGGGGAAatataagataaataattaaattcGGGAGTGAACcgcttaaaaataaataaacaatatatatataaataaatatctgCATGTTACTTCTTCTGATTAGATACTTTCTAATAATATGTGGATAATATAGttttattaagaaaaataaaaaaattatagtttGTCTATAGTTTAATGTTCTTCTTATGAAGATGAGATTTGGAAGGCAATTGCCATGGAGAATAAACTAGAAATTACAATGCATATGGAAAACTAGAAAATTCCAAACGAAATACAAGCTATAAAAATGATCTGGTGAGACGAAGTGATATTAGATGAAAAAGTATTAGATCACTAAATTTATCGCTAAATAATGGTTGGGAAGGGCATTGAAAAATTCATAGGTTAAAGACAATGAACGAAAAGCGAAAAATGAGAATTTATCGTTGTTGTAAACTCATTGTTGTGGAGATGATGAACGTGCGA
This genomic stretch from Cryptomeria japonica chromosome 8, Sugi_1.0, whole genome shotgun sequence harbors:
- the LOC131031552 gene encoding galactinol synthase 1, whose amino-acid sequence is MAPEVPPEVFGEKAVTLRGGYSKRAYVTFLAGTGDYVKGVVGLMKGLRKVGSIYPLIVAVLPDVPAEHMRILSDQGCIVREIDPIYPPENQVQFAMPYYVINYSKLRIWEFEEYSKMIYLDADIQVYDNIDHLFDLTDGHFYAVMDCFCEKTWSQTDQFKVGYCQQCPEKVQWPCELGQPPALYFNAGMFVFEPSKLTYDTLLHNLRITPPTPFAEQDFLNMFFQKMYKPIPLIYNLVLAMLWRHPENVELDKVKVVHYCAAGSKPWRYTGKEENMQREDIKMLVNKWWEVYNDPSLDFNSADLIRSAQTLSGLQQVTENSLLAAIAPVPPSLRSLPPAA